One Salvelinus alpinus chromosome 9, SLU_Salpinus.1, whole genome shotgun sequence genomic window, gatgagctgtagtcaatgaatagcattctcacacaggtgctccttttgtccaggtgggaaagggcagtgtggagtgcaatagagattacatcatctgtggatctgttggggcggtatgcaaattagagagggtctagggtgtctgggataatggtgttgatgtgagccatgaccagcttttcaacgcacttcatggctacagacgtgagtgctatggatcggtagtcatttaggcaggtagtcacttagttcctgtgcccaagaacactattgtggtctgcttgaaacatgttagtattacagactccgtcaaggacaggttgaaaatgtcagtgaagacacttggagtacacatcctggtaattcgactggccctgcggccttgtgaatgttgaccttgtgaatgttgaccctcAAGtgcacctatgataaaaattacagacctctacatgctttgtaagtaggaaaacctgcaaaattggcagtgtatcaaatacttgttctccccactgtacgtctcTTTCTCATATAAatcacagggatttgggcctCGTTGGGTGTCTTTAGTAAATCATtcgcgtccgactcgttaaagacgAATCTTCGTCAaatacgaggtgagtaatcgctgtcctgatatctagaagctcttttcactaataagagacagtggcagaaacattatgtacaaaataagttacaaataacgcggaaaaacacacacaatagcacagagatggtcgcctcgctttaggtccttaggaaactatgcagtaattcattttttatgtattatttcttaccttgttagcccagaaaatctcaagtgttattacatacagccgggaacaACTACTGGATGAaaaagcgacgtcaacttaccaacagtacgaccaggaatacgactttcccgaagcggatccttcgttcggacctccaccctggacatgggatcttatcccagaggccgacccaaaacaacgcagtcgccgcaggagaggcagacggagtggcctactggtcagacttaGAAGGTAGCACATCATCCACCGCATATTATTCGCCAAtgtctctagacaacaaggtggatgaaattagggcacgagttgccttccagagagacagagattgtaacattctctttttcacggaaacatggctcactcaggaTATGCTGTCCTAGTCGGCACAGCCACCTGGATTCTTTGTGCGTCGCGCCGACAGAAGTAAACATCTCTCCGgaaagaagaagggcgggggtgtatgccttatgattaatgaCTAATGGTATAATcaaaacaacatacaggaacttaagtccttttgttcacctgacctaaaattcctcacaatcaaatgccgaccgcattatctaccaagagaattctcttcgattatagtcacagccgtgtatatccccccccaaGCAGGTACCTCggcggccctgaaagaacttcactggactctatgtaaactggaaaccatatatcctgaggttgcatttattgtagctggggattttaacaaagctaatctgaggaCAAagcttcctaaattctatcagcattctgcaccattgctactctaacttccgcgatgcatacaaagccctcccctgccctccctttggcaaatctgaccatgactccattttgtcgctccctgcctatagacagaaactaaaacaggaaacgcccatgctcaggtctatccaatgctggtctgaccaatcagattccacgcttcaagattgcttcgatcatgtggactgggatatgttccaggtagcctcagacaacaacattgatgtatacgctgacttggtgagtgagtttattagcaagtgcatggGTGATGTGGTctggcattcgcgcaaaactgaaactGCGAAACACCACTTttaaatcatggcaaggcgactgggaacatgaccgaatacaaacagtgtagctattccctccgcaaggcaatcaaataagcaaagtgtcagtatagagacaaagtagagcctgaattcaacagctcaaacacaagacatatgtggcaaggtctacagtcaatcacggattacaaaaagaaaactagccccgtcgcggacattgacgtcttgctcccagacaaattaaacaacttctttgctcgctttgaggacaatacagtgccactgacatggcccgctaccaaagccggtgggctctccttcaccgttgccaatgtgagtaaaacatttaaaacgtgttaaccctcgcaaggctgccggaccagacagcatccctagccgcgtcctcagagcatgcgcagaccagctgggtggtgtgtttacggacatattcaattaaTCCCTATCCCAAGTCTGctgtgcccacatgcttcaagatggccaccattgttcctgttcccaagaaagctaaggtaactgaactaaatgactattaccccgtagcactcacttctgtcatcatgaagtgctttgagagacaagtcaaggatcatatcatctccatttgcttaccgccccaataagtccacagacgacgcaatcaccatcacactgccctatcccatctggacaagagacaacctactgtatgtaagaattctgttcatcgactacagatcagaatttaacaccatagtaccctccaaactcgtcattaagctcaagacccttggtctcgaccccgccctgtgcaactgggtcctggactttctgacgggccgcccgcaggtggtgagggtaggaaacatctccaccccgctgatcctcaacactggggccccacaaggatgcgttctcagccctctcctgtagtccctgttcacccatgactgcgtggccatgcacgcctccaactcagtcatcaagtttgctgacgacactacagtgggaggcttgattaccaacaacgacgagacgtcCTAcagagaggtgagggccctcggagtgtggtgtcaggaaaataacctcactcaacgtcaacaaaacaaaggagatgatcgtggacttcaggaaacagcagagggagcccctgcctgctatcatccagaaggcgaggtcagtacaggtgcatcaaagctgggaccgaaagactgaaaaacagcttctatctcaaggccatcagactgttaaacagccatcactaacatagattGGCTACTGCCAACATAccgactcaaatctctggccactttaatacatttaataaatggatttattaaaggtatcactagtcactttaataatgtctacatatgcTACATTACAAAtcgcatatgtatatactgtattccataccatctactgcatcttgcctatgccgcacggccatcactcatccacatatttatatgtacatattcttattcatccctttacatgtgTGTATAAGGTATTTGTTGTGATTTTTGTTAGAtttcttgttagatattactgcactgtcggaactagaaacacaagcatttcgctacactcgcattaacatctgctaaccatgtgtatgtgaccaataacatttgaattGGTTAGGACActgtaaaatggcagccatctcctccgggaGTTTGAGACCTCACTTCAACAATGTTGTGCCCTGCTGAACGCAGCCAAGTACTACAGTATATTCAGTACTACTTTACATTCAGGTCAACCCAGATAGCAGTGGCCCAGTCAGTCATTCAATTAGGCTTATCTCCCCAAGGCCTTATCAACTCAACCACCTCTGACCTAGACAGTAGGGGGCCAGGGTTGGGTATAATGAGACACTCCCGTCCCCCACCTTAGCTCTCCAGAACCTGACCTACCAGGCCAACCCCAGGCTGTAGCTATTTTAGCTTATCTCTGGCTCATCATCAATACCTTACACACCTCAATGGAACTCCCCGAAACAGGGCAGATGGTTGGTCCCATTCGTGTGCTAAAAGGAGATTTACTTTGAATTGTCCTTAGTGCTCCTTTGTATTATGGGCCTGTTCCATGAGAAAGAGCTTGAAAACAAGGAACATTTACATGTATTAATTAAGCCCCATAATGACCCGGCAAGTGATTATTGGCATGCATTCCCTGGGCTTTTGTAAACTTTGCAGAGCACAGTATGGCTTGGGATCTCCCCCCTTTGAAATGGGTAACAGATTGTGGGAAGAGAGGGCTGAAAGGAGTGCATACACATGCCCACACATTGTGTGATTGATTGGTTGGAGTAGGGTTTAGAGCAGATCAATCCCTATAGTGACACTAACAAGAATAGAATATGCTATTAGTTCAAATGAATCCTAGCATTTGAATTGCATACTGTTTCACAAAGGCAGACTCCGAAACAACAAAATATATTAAAGTATTTATAATATAAAACAACCATAATAAAAGTACAGAATGTCAAGTACAGAATGAATTGTCATTGAACAGAATCCCTTTCATTGAAAAAGTTAAACAGGTTCACACCCACAAGGTGTACATATTATACACAAACAATGTAATGATAATTACATTTTAACATCACATATGGCATTAACTTAATTTGGCATTAAAATCAAAGACAACTACTGGGGACTGGAATGGTTGTAATCATCTAGGCCGACTGCTGTGATGTAAGCACTTATATGCTTGTTACCATATGCAGCCCTACGCCAAGCCACAAAGTTTCATGGCGCATTAACATCAAAGTGTAGTTGTTTAAGagcttgtttttctttttttttcctcATCCAGGCATCAAACAGTTAGTGTGGAGCTTCGAGTCCTACCACTGGACCAATGTAGCCTCGCAAACACAacacacgggggggggggggggggggttgagactGAACAGTGAGGGCACTATTCTTTTCATAATTATATCTGATGGGAAATCCCTTTAAATAATTATTGGCAGCATGCAGGATTGGCAGCCAGATCAAACAAGCCACTGAGCAAAAGCCCTATAAATATATCACATTCCTTCATTCGCTTCAAAAACACCCTCCCTGCATTCCCCAACTCCCGTTGTCCCACTCCTTACACTGTAGTTCCTGGTGATGCTTTGGTCTTTTTCAAATACACCTCCGAGTTCCCATCTGTAACCAAATGGCTGAAACCACTTTGGAACGAGGCGAGGAGCCGTCCTGCAGACAAACAAAGGCAGAGAAATAACAAAAATGCCAAAGTAAAGTTCTTCAGTGACTCAGAATTACAGTACATCACACTTGGAGCTTGAAATCAGGTTTAAAGGCCAAATGCACTTAAGTATTACGGGGTTTAAATGTGAATGCTTTAGGCATGCTTACTAATGAGAACTAGGAGTTCTCAAAGATAAATATTTGTCCAATTCCACTCAAGATGACAACCACAATTCGGTCAATGCCTCAAGGCTGACGGTCAGTGACACCAACCTGTCCAAGTCCTCTGGTTGCTCAGGCTGAAGCTAGTGCACTGAGGAAGGGAGTTACAGATGAAGGCCGCCTCCTTGTCGCTGTGCACCGACAGCATGCAGCCTTGGTGGTTGTACGAGGGCCAGCATCTGTATTCCATATTTCCAGAGGTGCTCATGCCTTTCATGACTGTATActctaatgggggggggggggaagaaacACCAGAGTCTTTCAGAGACGCTGTGGGGCCTGGGCCTTACTCATCTGCTAAACATTTTCATGGGCCGCAAATTAGGAGCGCCTGACCCCCTCCATTGAGCCATTGAGCAGCTTGAGCATGGAAAATACAGCTGCAGGATCTGGGCCAGTCTGGAGCAATGTATAAGCCATTTAGACCAAAGAATCAAAGAAAACAGGAGACTGTGGTAAGAAGGGGTTCACTTCTTACCTCTGATTATTGACGGAGGCATGTTGTCCAGGTGCAGGCCGGATTTGTACAGATGGAGCATGTCTTCAAAGGCTTCCAGCGTGTCATTCACATCCCCTTTCAGCTCTCCTGGAGAAACACGGCGGAACAGGTCAGCACAGAAAAGGTATGAGTGGAAACGCCACTGGAATTGGTCACACGCTTGGTCATATGTGAACAAtttgtttttcctggtcaggccaATGTGGTCGGTCAAAACACCTGACTCTAGTTATGTTCATATGTGGGGGAAATGGTATTGTTCACATGGAAGAGTATGACCAACTCCAACTAGGGACGAAAGTTTTTCCTAGTCAGGCGCACATGGTTAGGGAAAAACTCTAAGCTCTAACATGACATATGAAAGGGCCATATTAGGTCTTTCCAAATTACTAATAGTAATGGCGGGTCATGTTCAGTCTACTCCAGTCCTCACCCGTTGAGTTCATGATGTGATCCACCAGATGTCTCAGGGCAGGCGGGGCTTGGTGAGGCAGCAGATAGGTGAAAAAATACCTGAGGCAGGGTAAAAGAAACACTTCTCATTTAGACAAGTCCCGTCACATAATTCATGAAATGTTGACTCTTCATCACAGTATTAAACCAAGCGTGCAGTAAACCTGGCAGAATCATGAGTGAATCCACGTAGCCTACAAAATGGCAGCGTCACAGAACAAAGCGAGCTATAACACATCTCACCCACCTTTCCAAtgcttattacattttttaaaagattAAGCAGGACAAATTTCACTTTCCACAGCTAGAGATGTGTTTCTATCAAGCTGACTTATCATGGATAAAAGTATGTGCGTGATGACATGGTggacataaaaataacttttgcggttaaattccaTCAAGTATCAAGCTAATcaagtgcactttcaccacccttaTTTAATCTATAGCCTAATGAACTACATGATTtccatcgcgtgactccaagtttacctagatatgatggttattatatcaatatttgcactgCCATTTCTCGCAAAAATCATTTTACCGGCAGAAAaatatcccaccatgtcgaacaaacaaattgtctgtcggcatttataaaattgtcccgacatgaaatggttggatggaaacctagttatTGAAGATACTCCGTTAAGCATGTTTTTTAGTCTAGCAGAAGCTTAGGCTTCATCTGGATCTGGGAAACTATCCCTAGGAGTGCAGCAATGACATCTCACCAACCTGGCAAAACACTTGAAAATGGCTCTGTTTTTTTTACCCAGATTTAGCCTAGCAATTGGAGTGCAGCTATATTACCTGTAGGCGTTGTAGAGATTCCTCATCTCGTTGAGGCCCTCACACACTCCCTGGGCCGAGCAGGGCAGGCTGAAGTTGCGGAGGGGAAACTGTAAGATGCAGTCCTGGTCCGTCTGACAGGCAGGCTCCGTCACGCTGGCGTCATCCAGGTCTGTGAGCTTCAGCTCCCCAGACACCATGACAAACTGACGGGGCTGGAAGTCCAACAGAGCCACGGAGCCCAgaggggagtgggagaggtagtggAGGAGCCTCACCAGGCCCAAACAAACCTGGGGGAAAAAATGTACAGGTTGGATGTTGTTGACATTATGGTTGCCATTGTCTACTCTGTTGTCCATTGACACGTACAGTATATGTCATATGTACTTGGTGACATGAGGATAATAGCATCGTACGTGATAGTATTCTTGTGACTGCCTGCTCTTTCGCCTATGTCCTGTGGTATGTAAAAAACATGTGCAAGAAAATACTAAAGTGTTGTGTGACAACTTGCTAATACAGTGTGGTTTCAAGTGTAATTAAAAGGTTACAACACAGGTTTATGGGCAACGTCCTGTAAAGTGTTACCCACTCTAAAAAGGAAAGAAGAAAACGGATTATATTGCACAAAGACTCTTCTTGTATCACACTGCTTTTTCGGAACATTTCTGCAGTTACTGCTTCACATCACATCTATGCGTATTACCACATTCCTGTATAACATGAGCCATAGAAGAATTGTCAAGATGAAACAAAGCGGTGAAACAAGCATCATGCCGGCACAGCCCACAAAGAAATGAAACGAGTAGCATTCGCTACACGTTGACGCGGCAGAAAATTATTTTGTCACGCTGCAAACATAGTTGGGACATTAGGTAACCCGACAAGTCCGTAGAACGTCTCTCAGTGCAGCCGCAGCACTATAAAAACAGAGGTGGATGAAACCAAACACCTTTTTGGATGACTCTACAGCAGTGATGCGTTTTGCAGTGAAGCGTTTTGCTCCGAGAGACCGGGCACGTTGAA contains:
- the pkdccb gene encoding extracellular tyrosine-protein kinase PKDCC isoform X1, which gives rise to MSTMGSSLCAAALLAFLVFSLRLFVNSCHFRVHKGIFTNGTIEDGFVMERNRLVHELNERRKEILPFLISSGVKRLLDESGHFGQHQSFESNHLDISLENESDVSSGSIRMNKDHIGCDQLVDMKAVDILGSGYTKIVLKVVLSEGQSVALKTVYDQGTDMGRCLEDFKDPLGCHELVSFKLKKEIVLLQRLQHPNIIKLRGHCEDSVGAGGITAILEQGFPLQMIQLLQSPWEERFRVCLGLVRLLHYLSHSPLGSVALLDFQPRQFVMVSGELKLTDLDDASVTEPACQTDQDCILQFPLRNFSLPCSAQGVCEGLNEMRNLYNAYRYFFTYLLPHQAPPALRHLVDHIMNSTGELKGDVNDTLEAFEDMLHLYKSGLHLDNMPPSIIREYTVMKGMSTSGNMEYRCWPSYNHQGCMLSVHSDKEAAFICNSLPQCTSFSLSNQRTWTGRLLASFQSGFSHLVTDGNSEVYLKKTKASPGTTV